In Paracoccus sp. TOH, a single window of DNA contains:
- the cobA gene encoding uroporphyrinogen-III C-methyltransferase — translation MNSKGHVSFVSSGPGDPDLLTLRAARLLARADVVLYDDLASGPVLDQAGPQAERIPVGKRAGRPSAKQENVNALLVEHARAGKHVVRLKSGDSGLFGRLEEELTALRRHAIPFEIVPGVPSAMAAAAVAGLPLTRRQTARRLQFVTGADVTGGLPQDQNWPALADPHATTVVFMGQRTFPRMAALLVENGLPPDTPALLAEAVGHPHQRLIRSTVSALAELLDSEGPSPHPALILYGPLAEES, via the coding sequence ATGAACAGCAAGGGCCATGTCAGCTTCGTCTCGTCAGGACCGGGGGACCCGGATCTGCTGACGCTGCGCGCCGCCCGCCTGCTGGCCCGGGCGGATGTGGTGCTTTACGACGACCTCGCCTCGGGTCCGGTGCTGGATCAGGCCGGACCGCAGGCCGAACGCATCCCGGTCGGCAAGCGCGCCGGCCGCCCCTCGGCCAAGCAGGAGAACGTCAACGCCCTGCTGGTCGAGCATGCCCGGGCCGGCAAGCATGTGGTGCGGCTGAAATCCGGCGATTCCGGCCTTTTCGGCCGGCTCGAGGAGGAGCTGACGGCGCTGCGCCGCCACGCCATCCCGTTCGAGATCGTGCCGGGCGTGCCTTCGGCCATGGCGGCGGCCGCCGTCGCCGGCCTGCCGCTGACCCGGCGCCAGACCGCGCGCCGGCTGCAATTCGTCACCGGCGCCGATGTCACCGGCGGCTTGCCCCAGGATCAGAACTGGCCGGCGCTGGCCGATCCGCACGCCACCACCGTCGTCTTCATGGGCCAGCGCACCTTCCCGCGCATGGCGGCGCTGCTGGTCGAAAACGGCCTGCCCCCCGACACGCCCGCCCTGCTGGCCGAGGCGGTGGGCCACCCGCACCAGCGCCTGATCCGCAGCACCGTCTCGGCCCTTGCCGAACTGCTGGACAGCGAAGGCCCCAGCCCGCATCCGGCACTGAT
- a CDS encoding aspartate carbamoyltransferase catalytic subunit has translation MFRARHLLGIEPLAPPEITTLLDLAETYVDLNRRTVKHSDALAGMTQINMFFENSTRTQSSFELAGKRLGADVMNMAMQTSSVKKGETLIDTALTLNAMHPDLLVVRHPQSGAVDLLAQKVNCAVLNAGDGRHEHPTQALLDALTIRRAKGRLHRLTVAICGDIAHSRVARSNLILLGKMENRLRLVGPATLMPPGARDWGCEVYEDMREGLKGADVVMMLRLQKERMDGGFIPSEREYYHRWGLDAEKLALAAPDAIVMHPGPMNRGVEIDGTIADDINRSVIQDQVEMGVAVRMAAMDLLARNLRAERGTRAAEMMA, from the coding sequence ATGTTCCGTGCCCGCCATCTTCTGGGGATCGAGCCGCTCGCCCCGCCCGAGATCACCACGCTTCTCGACCTGGCCGAGACCTATGTGGATCTGAACCGCCGCACCGTGAAGCATTCCGATGCGCTGGCGGGCATGACGCAGATCAACATGTTCTTCGAGAACTCGACCCGCACGCAGTCGAGCTTCGAGCTGGCCGGCAAGCGGCTGGGCGCCGATGTGATGAACATGGCGATGCAGACCAGCTCGGTGAAGAAGGGCGAGACGCTGATCGACACCGCCCTGACGCTGAACGCCATGCATCCCGACCTGCTGGTGGTGCGCCATCCGCAGTCGGGCGCCGTGGACCTGCTGGCGCAGAAGGTGAATTGCGCGGTCCTGAACGCCGGCGACGGCCGGCACGAGCATCCGACCCAGGCGCTGCTGGACGCGCTGACCATCCGCCGCGCCAAGGGGCGGTTGCATCGGTTGACCGTGGCGATCTGCGGCGACATCGCGCATAGCCGCGTCGCGCGCTCGAACCTGATCCTGCTCGGCAAGATGGAGAACCGGCTGCGGCTGGTCGGCCCGGCGACGCTGATGCCGCCGGGCGCGCGGGACTGGGGCTGCGAGGTCTACGAGGACATGCGCGAGGGGCTGAAGGGCGCCGATGTGGTGATGATGCTGCGCCTGCAGAAGGAACGCATGGACGGCGGCTTCATCCCCTCCGAGCGGGAATATTACCACCGCTGGGGCCTCGATGCCGAAAAGCTGGCGCTGGCGGCGCCCGATGCCATCGTCATGCATCCCGGGCCGATGAATCGCGGGGTCGAGATCGACGGCACCATCGCTGACGACATCAACCGTTCGGTCATCCAGGACCAGGTGGAAATGGGCGTCGCGGTGCGCATGGCGGCGATGGACCTTCTGGCGCGCAACCTGCGCGCCGAACGCGGCACCAGGGCGGCGGAGATGATGGCATGA